The following are encoded together in the Qingshengfaniella alkalisoli genome:
- a CDS encoding sensor histidine kinase, which produces MKIKTKLFASHLIMAAVVSLIAAVFITVLRTGETNQRELSTSYEQIRAINFIAAWANDYSEQVAELFILGTDTTEIIEARDGLLDALARKEDLLLAEMRQHPNDGAPRPEHPELNRIDAMREMVLELDHVRKEVEVLLSDGHQADAEVIYRNQIEHRLDSVLGDLIDSATVNERAEVNAAIASSAQLSDRMRFLAFALVGTAALLALGNALMLHRGISRPISALSEGADAVGRGDLSHTVDVSSRDELGALAERFNVMTSQLRDQRDRLLHANDLLEKQVAERTRELSERSEQVEHANRRLRDIDANRAQFFADISHELRTPLTILRGHAEVTLRAPDSSNERLRQSLTQVVRKADQIGRLVEDLLFLARSEAGTITVETEPVDLQEVFADVLLDCHGLRRRPGVTISPQQAVLEPVMVTGDPGRLRQAIMIPVDNAIRVAPAGSVVSLDLGVVDRWVRIAVIDQGPGFTPDEAKQAFSRFYSGRRTRGRSDSGTGLGLAIAHWIINQHNGRISVHSTPGHGAEIRIDLPLSAEPK; this is translated from the coding sequence ATGAAGATCAAAACGAAGCTATTTGCCAGCCATTTGATCATGGCAGCCGTCGTAAGCCTGATCGCGGCTGTTTTTATCACGGTCCTTCGGACCGGAGAGACAAACCAGCGCGAGTTGAGCACGTCCTACGAGCAAATACGGGCCATCAATTTTATTGCTGCGTGGGCAAACGACTACTCCGAGCAGGTGGCGGAACTTTTCATTCTGGGCACCGACACCACCGAGATCATTGAAGCGCGCGATGGGCTGCTCGATGCTCTCGCCCGCAAGGAAGATCTTTTGCTGGCCGAAATGCGTCAACATCCAAATGATGGAGCGCCGCGACCGGAGCACCCGGAACTCAACCGCATAGATGCAATGCGTGAGATGGTGCTCGAACTTGACCACGTTCGAAAAGAGGTAGAGGTCTTGTTGTCCGATGGACATCAAGCCGATGCCGAGGTGATCTATCGGAACCAGATCGAGCATCGTCTGGACAGCGTACTCGGAGATCTGATCGACTCCGCAACCGTCAATGAACGTGCCGAGGTCAACGCGGCCATTGCCAGCTCTGCACAGCTTTCTGATCGGATGCGGTTCTTGGCATTTGCCTTGGTAGGAACCGCTGCGCTCCTGGCATTGGGTAACGCTCTCATGCTGCACCGGGGAATATCCCGCCCGATATCCGCATTATCCGAAGGTGCCGATGCGGTTGGCCGAGGAGATCTTTCGCATACGGTCGACGTCAGTAGTCGGGACGAACTCGGCGCTTTGGCAGAACGTTTCAACGTTATGACCTCTCAGCTTCGCGATCAGCGGGACCGTTTGCTTCACGCGAACGACCTACTTGAGAAACAGGTGGCTGAACGGACGCGGGAACTCAGCGAAAGGAGTGAACAAGTTGAGCACGCCAACCGTCGCCTGCGTGATATTGATGCCAATCGCGCGCAGTTTTTCGCCGACATCAGCCATGAGTTGCGGACACCGCTGACAATTCTGCGTGGACATGCGGAAGTGACATTGCGCGCGCCGGATAGTTCCAATGAACGTTTGCGGCAATCGCTGACCCAGGTGGTGCGTAAAGCGGACCAGATTGGGCGTCTGGTTGAAGACTTGCTGTTCCTGGCCCGCTCCGAGGCGGGAACCATCACTGTCGAAACCGAGCCCGTCGACCTTCAGGAAGTGTTTGCCGATGTCTTGCTTGACTGCCACGGCTTGCGGAGACGGCCGGGTGTCACCATCTCACCGCAACAGGCCGTGCTGGAACCTGTCATGGTTACGGGGGATCCGGGAAGACTTCGTCAAGCCATCATGATCCCTGTGGACAATGCAATTCGGGTCGCGCCCGCCGGGTCCGTCGTCAGTCTTGACCTTGGAGTTGTCGACCGATGGGTTCGCATCGCGGTAATCGACCAAGGCCCCGGTTTCACTCCCGACGAGGCCAAGCAAGCTTTCAGCCGGTTCTATAGCGGTCGTCGGACTCGCGGACGGAGCGATAGCGGGACCGGCTTGGGCCTTGCCATCGCCCATTGGATCATCAATCAGCACAATGGCAGGATCAGTGTCCATAGCACGCCGGGCCACGGTGCCGAGATACGCATTGACCTCCCATTGTCTGCGGAACCGAAATGA
- a CDS encoding response regulator transcription factor, with the protein MTYSTILIVEDDTEIADFLSVGLRAEGYDILVEPNGANLLDHVREDAVKLVILDRMLPDAEGADLCRRLRAADSDVLVLMLTARDALQEKLEGFRAGADDYVTKPFAFEELLARVEVLLRRSISTEPLPQALTFADMSIDISRKTAQRAGIDLGLTATEFNLLRYFLENAERVVSRMEILNAVWGYDFDPNTNIVEVYIAYLRKKLESGGGIRLIQNVRGFGYRLSVESDPRD; encoded by the coding sequence ATGACATATTCGACAATCCTGATCGTGGAGGATGACACGGAAATCGCCGATTTCCTTTCTGTCGGTCTCAGGGCCGAGGGCTATGATATTCTGGTCGAACCAAACGGGGCTAATCTTCTCGACCACGTACGGGAGGATGCCGTGAAGCTGGTCATCCTCGACCGGATGCTGCCGGACGCCGAGGGTGCCGATCTTTGTCGTCGCTTGCGAGCGGCCGACAGCGATGTCCTCGTCCTGATGTTGACGGCGCGCGATGCGCTCCAGGAAAAACTGGAGGGGTTTCGTGCTGGCGCTGATGACTATGTCACGAAGCCTTTCGCCTTCGAAGAGCTGTTGGCCCGGGTTGAGGTCCTGCTACGGCGATCAATATCGACAGAACCTCTCCCGCAAGCGCTGACCTTCGCCGACATGTCCATTGATATCTCTCGAAAGACTGCGCAGCGTGCGGGTATCGATCTTGGTCTCACGGCTACCGAGTTCAACCTTCTGCGGTATTTCCTTGAGAATGCCGAGCGTGTTGTCAGCAGGATGGAGATACTGAACGCGGTCTGGGGCTATGACTTTGATCCGAATACCAACATTGTCGAAGTCTATATCGCCTATCTTCGAAAGAAGCTGGAATCCGGCGGCGGCATACGCCTGATCCAGAATGTCCGCGGCTTCGGGTATCGGCTATCGGTTGAAAGCGACCCAAGAGATTGA